In the genome of Acidobacteriota bacterium, one region contains:
- the tilS gene encoding tRNA lysidine(34) synthetase TilS: MLQLLQRNFMGTSTDLYHRWFTKTRKHPFAHAGERIGAAVSGGPDSVLMLEFLARMAGEIGFQLAVVHFNHHLRGAESNEDEGFVQSLARRYDVPFLRGEARVAEEARKRRRNIEATAREYRYRFFLGLIRQGKLDKVATAHTLDDQAETVLLHILRGTGTRGLAGIHSNLQNRVVRPFLSLTRAEIEADISQRNLTFRVDSTNLETRFRRNKVRKELLPMLEREYNPEIKRLLSELAARSREDEAFLDQQARERAGAWRLREDGAEKISRAALRNMPPALARRVLRQMLAEVGGGLAGFTHRHIEALYHLALESQSGKRLQLPWGLAARSEFDWLILAKAGSRVSPLEFIYNVVIPGTIWASEISRSVTFKIVGCEDADWRYNGTEWPKLDPLRMPARLVLRNWRQGDRYCPSGSQKPVKVKELFRRHRVPLNQRACWPVLDSEAGIVCARGLPAAAWATAKKECDRVVVIHETPMD, encoded by the coding sequence ATGCTACAATTGCTGCAGCGTAATTTCATGGGGACCTCGACGGACCTTTATCACCGCTGGTTTACCAAAACTCGAAAGCACCCCTTTGCCCATGCAGGAGAGCGAATTGGGGCAGCCGTTTCTGGCGGGCCGGATTCGGTCCTGATGCTGGAATTTTTGGCCCGCATGGCTGGCGAAATCGGGTTCCAACTGGCGGTCGTCCACTTCAACCACCACCTGCGCGGCGCGGAATCGAACGAGGATGAGGGCTTCGTCCAAAGTCTTGCAAGGCGATATGACGTCCCTTTTCTTCGTGGGGAAGCCCGCGTGGCGGAAGAAGCACGCAAGCGCCGCCGGAACATCGAGGCCACGGCGCGCGAATACCGTTACAGGTTTTTCCTGGGGCTCATCCGCCAGGGGAAACTGGACAAAGTGGCAACCGCCCACACGCTCGACGACCAGGCTGAGACCGTCCTTCTGCATATTCTGAGAGGAACAGGAACGCGAGGTCTGGCAGGTATTCATTCCAATCTTCAGAACAGAGTCGTTCGCCCTTTTCTGAGCCTGACACGCGCGGAGATCGAGGCAGACATCAGCCAACGGAATCTTACGTTTCGCGTGGATTCCACCAATCTCGAGACACGGTTCCGCCGCAACAAAGTTCGTAAGGAACTTTTGCCGATGCTCGAAAGGGAGTACAACCCGGAGATTAAACGCCTGCTAAGTGAACTCGCCGCGAGGTCCCGCGAGGACGAAGCCTTTCTCGACCAGCAGGCCCGGGAACGTGCCGGGGCCTGGCGGCTGCGCGAAGATGGCGCTGAAAAAATTTCACGTGCTGCCTTGCGTAATATGCCGCCCGCGCTTGCCCGGCGGGTGCTGCGCCAGATGCTGGCGGAAGTGGGAGGCGGCCTGGCCGGCTTCACGCACCGGCATATCGAAGCCCTTTACCATCTTGCGCTGGAGTCACAAAGCGGCAAGAGGCTGCAATTGCCATGGGGGCTTGCGGCACGGAGCGAATTTGACTGGCTGATACTCGCGAAGGCAGGGAGTAGAGTAAGTCCTTTGGAATTCATCTACAACGTTGTCATCCCGGGTACAATTTGGGCCAGTGAAATCAGCCGGAGCGTGACGTTCAAAATTGTTGGCTGCGAAGATGCTGATTGGAGATATAATGGTACGGAATGGCCGAAGTTGGACCCGCTAAGAATGCCGGCACGTTTGGTCCTTCGGAACTGGCGCCAGGGAGACCGATACTGCCCATCGGGCTCACAGAAACCCGTCAAAGTAAAGGAGCTTTTCCGCCGGCATCGTGTACCTCTCAACCAAAGGGCATGCTGGCCGGTTCTGGATAGCGAGGCGGGGATTGTGTGCGCTCGCGGTTTGCCAGCAGCCGCATGGGCGACAGCGAAGAAAGAGTGTGATCGAGTTGTCGTCATCCACGAAACTCCCATGGATTGA
- a CDS encoding aldolase, whose product MSPADIELEPAWENPVKKSLAEGKPVFGLTITVPSVEVAAQGASLGFDFLWIEMEHSPTTLESLRNMVLATRGLKAVPFARVPVNELWTAKRVLDSGVLGVIFPFTSTPELARQAVAACKYPPLGGRGSGAGLATFRWPAPEGYYDFADRNVMVIANIEEARAVENIDAIASTEGLDVLFVGTSDLAFSLGFRGKQDHPRVEEALHEIVGAAQKYKKVVGVPVGNPEQVKKYMQQGILFFQASTDLRLMAAGAQQFLEPLGKTGVKSKTQPLY is encoded by the coding sequence ATGTCACCAGCAGACATTGAGTTGGAGCCAGCGTGGGAAAATCCTGTCAAGAAATCTTTGGCTGAGGGCAAGCCGGTTTTTGGACTGACCATCACGGTCCCCAGTGTGGAAGTGGCAGCGCAGGGGGCCAGCCTGGGCTTTGATTTTCTCTGGATCGAGATGGAACACAGCCCGACCACGCTGGAGTCGCTACGAAATATGGTGCTGGCCACAAGGGGGCTGAAGGCAGTGCCGTTTGCCCGCGTCCCCGTGAACGAATTGTGGACGGCGAAGCGCGTGCTGGATTCCGGAGTGCTCGGCGTGATCTTTCCCTTCACCAGCACGCCCGAACTGGCGCGACAGGCGGTGGCGGCGTGCAAGTATCCCCCGCTGGGTGGCCGCGGCTCGGGCGCAGGACTGGCCACGTTCCGATGGCCTGCCCCCGAAGGTTACTACGACTTTGCCGACAGGAATGTAATGGTGATCGCCAACATCGAAGAGGCCAGAGCAGTTGAAAACATTGACGCCATCGCTTCGACGGAAGGCCTGGACGTGCTGTTTGTCGGCACCAGTGATCTGGCCTTTTCGCTGGGGTTCCGTGGCAAACAGGACCATCCGCGAGTGGAAGAAGCGCTTCATGAAATTGTGGGCGCTGCGCAGAAGTACAAGAAGGTAGTCGGCGTTCCGGTTGGCAATCCTGAGCAGGTCAAAAAATACATGCAGCAGGGAATTCTCTTCTTTCAGGCGAGCACCGACTTGCGGCTGATGGCTGCCGGCGCCCAGCAGTTCCTGGAGCCTCTGGGAAAAACCGGCGTCAAATCCAAAACGCAACCGCTCTATTAG
- a CDS encoding DUF4976 domain-containing protein yields MKKNSVSRRDFLAASGASVAAGLASASSAVDKPPANPVPKPNLVFFMPDELRAESIACYGNAVVKTPNMDRLAREGTRFSHCYVQNPVCGPSRCSLMTGWPVHVHGHRSLYYFLRPEEPNLFRYLKENGYDVFWYGKNDLLASQTFTGSVTEWGSFPGRGRQRSGTINPWQLNDPRYYSFLYEEGGDRRDYDDFGNVEAAIRILERDTGKPFCIFLPLTSPHPPYSAPLGFHNLYDPAKLPALRPINLSGKPNFYEAIRKSYHLEPLGEDVFRKIQAVYLGKVSYTDWLLGELMAAMEKTGHVDDTAVFLFSDHGDWAGDYGLVEKWPSALDDVLTHIPLIVRLPGGAQNHVSHEIVELYDVMATSLELGGIEARHTHFARSLTPQLHGQAGDPGRAAFSEGGYNIYEPQCFEPADRTPREIYYVKEQLEVDQPETVCRAAMIKTLEHKLVMRPGGQSELYDVAKDPRELHNVYGDRSYAGAQDNLLERLLQWYVLTADVAPRDKDPRGSPPYYPMARFKEGDWQKKILG; encoded by the coding sequence ATGAAAAAGAACTCTGTTTCTCGGCGAGACTTTCTTGCCGCCTCCGGCGCGTCCGTGGCAGCAGGGCTGGCCAGTGCGAGTTCTGCTGTGGATAAACCACCGGCAAATCCTGTACCGAAGCCCAACCTCGTATTCTTCATGCCTGACGAACTGCGGGCGGAGAGCATCGCCTGTTATGGCAACGCAGTCGTGAAGACTCCCAACATGGACCGCCTGGCGCGCGAGGGCACGCGCTTCAGCCACTGCTATGTCCAGAACCCCGTGTGCGGCCCGTCGCGCTGTTCGTTGATGACGGGATGGCCGGTGCATGTTCACGGCCATCGCAGCCTTTATTATTTCCTACGGCCTGAAGAGCCCAATCTGTTCCGCTATCTGAAAGAGAATGGTTACGACGTTTTCTGGTATGGCAAGAACGATCTGCTGGCCAGTCAAACCTTTACTGGAAGTGTAACGGAGTGGGGATCATTTCCGGGGCGGGGAAGGCAGCGCTCGGGAACGATAAATCCCTGGCAGCTAAACGATCCTCGTTACTATTCTTTTCTCTACGAGGAAGGAGGGGACCGTCGCGATTACGACGACTTCGGCAACGTGGAGGCTGCAATCCGAATCCTGGAGCGCGACACCGGCAAGCCGTTCTGTATTTTCCTTCCGCTCACTTCTCCGCATCCGCCTTACTCTGCTCCCCTGGGCTTTCACAATCTGTATGACCCGGCGAAGCTTCCGGCCCTGCGTCCGATCAACCTTTCCGGCAAGCCAAACTTCTATGAGGCCATTCGCAAGAGCTACCATCTGGAGCCACTGGGCGAAGACGTTTTCAGAAAAATCCAGGCGGTATACCTCGGGAAGGTGAGCTACACAGACTGGCTGCTCGGTGAACTGATGGCTGCGATGGAGAAGACCGGGCACGTGGATGACACTGCCGTTTTTCTCTTTTCTGACCATGGCGACTGGGCCGGAGATTACGGACTGGTGGAAAAATGGCCGAGCGCACTCGATGACGTTCTCACCCACATTCCTCTCATCGTGCGGTTGCCAGGCGGGGCGCAAAACCATGTGTCCCACGAGATTGTGGAACTCTACGACGTGATGGCGACTTCTCTGGAGCTTGGCGGGATCGAGGCCCGGCACACCCATTTTGCCCGGAGCCTGACGCCCCAACTTCACGGCCAGGCCGGTGACCCAGGACGCGCTGCCTTTTCAGAAGGCGGCTACAATATCTATGAGCCGCAATGCTTCGAGCCGGCGGACCGCACGCCGCGTGAAATCTATTACGTGAAAGAGCAACTGGAAGTGGACCAACCGGAAACAGTGTGCCGTGCGGCGATGATCAAGACGCTGGAGCACAAGCTGGTCATGCGCCCCGGCGGGCAGAGTGAGTTATACGACGTGGCAAAGGATCCGCGTGAACTTCATAATGTATACGGAGACCGCTCCTACGCTGGCGCACAGGACAACCTGCTGGAACGCCTGCTGCAATGGTACGTCCTGACTGCGGACGTGGCTCCTCGTGACAAGGACCCGCGCGGTTCGCCGCCTTATTACCCCATGGCTCGCTTCAAGGAAGGCGACTGGCAGAAGAAGATTCTTGGCTGA
- a CDS encoding tetratricopeptide repeat protein has translation MAFDKAKALQEAHKYVAQGKTGKAIKQYEWLVENDPGDLILLNVIGDLYAGENNVPEALKYFYRLADAYTRDGYRVKAIAIYKKIAKLDRGSADPLLRLAELNSAQGLAREAREYYKGALDFFERRGQQEPALEILRKLSRLDPKDHGLRLNLAQAAERAGKSREAADAYLGAAVLAREIGDPAACRSALEKASELAPENAEVHLLRARQALADQKPEEIGEILGTVPALQGSPEAKRLLLESCLATNNLDAARGFLLEVLELNPSNFAPTADFISRCIEKGEYESALQVLKDAAPVLIARGETGPFIETLRRLWKTSPESIDVLEFSYQVAEKTADEATIPEVLLLLGSAYVQSDQFEKAEQAYARLAAREPENETCKDLLRNVLEKQGKVFVPLSQTPLMSADIGLESTALPSQFVGATGLSSSDKQAADELARVPEEHGEANNGTRFREEVLEPGQPAAGFELPLRTLEFNLSKTDDGGASVQESELPPPKEISLDFQSTQEDKSYTGGSGITRERSSAEKLPQLRSAEQAQASKLPPFNYEESREEIEFYLRHGFYNEAQKALDELEREYPEEGRVSELRQRVDHAAQESSLREGTRGGPARSVQSGQETGPDLPTSFFDSALAAGPAQGNRTPAVSGTGSGRIDLIQDLAGQLNSKFEELYDPAMPSGSSAAQRGQNSGPDSAPDASEELSSLLDELEDENESVDQSADDEQTHYNLGVAFREMGLLDEAIGEFQKVVNVTCPKHPGHHFLQGCTLLASCFMDKEMPAIAAKWYLRALDAPGLDYEGTLALYYDLGTAFERAGDTAAALEKFTEVYSQNIDYRDVADKIRILRQTSR, from the coding sequence ATGGCTTTTGACAAAGCCAAAGCACTGCAGGAAGCTCACAAATATGTAGCGCAGGGAAAGACCGGGAAAGCTATCAAGCAATATGAATGGCTTGTTGAAAATGACCCCGGCGACCTCATTCTGCTCAATGTCATTGGCGACCTCTATGCCGGGGAAAACAATGTCCCGGAAGCGCTTAAGTATTTTTATAGGCTTGCGGACGCTTATACCCGCGACGGCTACAGGGTTAAAGCGATCGCTATCTATAAGAAAATCGCTAAATTAGACCGAGGCAGTGCGGATCCTTTGTTGCGGCTGGCCGAACTCAACTCTGCCCAGGGACTGGCGCGAGAGGCCCGAGAATATTATAAGGGTGCCTTAGATTTTTTTGAGAGAAGGGGCCAACAAGAGCCTGCATTGGAGATTCTTCGCAAGCTTTCCCGGCTGGATCCCAAGGACCACGGCTTACGCCTTAATTTGGCGCAAGCTGCTGAACGCGCTGGGAAAAGCCGCGAAGCGGCGGACGCCTATCTTGGTGCGGCAGTCCTGGCCCGCGAAATCGGAGACCCTGCGGCTTGCAGAAGTGCTTTGGAAAAAGCCTCAGAACTGGCCCCAGAGAACGCTGAAGTTCATCTTCTCCGAGCCCGCCAGGCTTTGGCTGACCAGAAGCCCGAAGAAATTGGCGAGATTCTGGGTACTGTTCCTGCACTGCAGGGCAGCCCGGAGGCGAAGCGGCTACTGCTGGAATCCTGCCTGGCCACCAACAATCTGGATGCGGCGCGGGGATTCCTCCTCGAAGTCCTGGAATTAAATCCATCGAATTTTGCACCCACCGCTGATTTCATATCGCGCTGCATCGAGAAGGGGGAATATGAATCGGCACTGCAGGTCCTGAAGGACGCCGCTCCGGTCCTTATCGCCCGTGGTGAAACCGGGCCTTTCATCGAGACCCTGCGCCGGCTTTGGAAGACTAGCCCGGAAAGCATCGATGTTCTCGAGTTTAGCTATCAAGTAGCGGAAAAGACGGCCGACGAAGCAACGATTCCTGAGGTACTTTTGCTCCTAGGAAGTGCTTACGTCCAGTCGGACCAATTCGAAAAGGCGGAGCAGGCCTACGCCCGACTGGCAGCGCGTGAGCCAGAAAATGAAACCTGTAAAGATTTGTTAAGGAACGTTCTCGAAAAACAAGGCAAGGTGTTTGTACCGCTCAGCCAGACGCCGCTGATGAGCGCAGATATAGGTCTCGAATCTACAGCCCTCCCCTCGCAGTTCGTGGGCGCTACGGGCTTGTCGTCGAGCGATAAACAGGCAGCGGATGAGTTGGCTCGGGTCCCTGAGGAGCACGGGGAAGCGAACAACGGAACGCGATTTCGCGAGGAAGTTCTGGAGCCGGGGCAGCCTGCCGCGGGATTCGAGTTGCCACTCCGGACACTTGAATTTAATCTTTCGAAGACTGATGATGGCGGCGCTAGCGTGCAGGAGTCGGAGCTTCCTCCCCCGAAGGAGATTTCTCTCGATTTCCAGTCTACGCAGGAGGATAAATCATACACCGGCGGCTCCGGAATCACCCGCGAGCGCAGCTCGGCCGAAAAGCTCCCGCAACTGAGGTCCGCAGAACAAGCACAGGCTTCGAAGCTCCCGCCTTTCAACTATGAGGAGAGCCGCGAGGAAATTGAGTTCTACCTTCGCCACGGGTTTTACAATGAGGCACAAAAGGCCCTCGATGAACTCGAGAGAGAATATCCGGAGGAGGGCCGGGTGTCAGAGCTCCGCCAGCGGGTCGACCATGCGGCTCAGGAATCAAGCCTGCGGGAAGGGACCCGGGGTGGTCCGGCAAGGAGCGTGCAGTCAGGGCAGGAGACAGGACCGGACCTCCCGACTTCCTTTTTCGATTCTGCCCTTGCGGCTGGTCCGGCCCAGGGAAACCGGACACCTGCTGTATCCGGAACAGGGAGTGGCAGGATTGATCTCATCCAGGACCTGGCGGGCCAACTGAATTCAAAGTTTGAGGAGCTTTATGATCCGGCGATGCCTTCAGGCTCTTCTGCCGCGCAACGCGGGCAGAATAGCGGTCCAGACTCCGCACCTGATGCTTCAGAGGAACTGAGCTCATTGCTTGACGAACTCGAAGACGAAAATGAATCTGTAGATCAATCGGCAGATGACGAGCAAACGCATTATAATCTTGGTGTGGCATTTCGGGAGATGGGCCTGCTCGATGAAGCCATTGGAGAATTCCAGAAGGTAGTGAATGTGACGTGCCCGAAGCACCCTGGCCACCACTTCCTTCAGGGATGCACGCTGCTTGCATCCTGCTTCATGGACAAAGAGATGCCAGCCATCGCCGCAAAGTGGTACTTGCGCGCGCTTGACGCGCCCGGCCTGGACTATGAAGGCACACTTGCTCTCTATTACGATCTGGGCACCGCCTTCGAAAGAGCCGGGGACACAGCGGCTGCGCTGGAGAAATTTACTGAGGTCTACAGTCAGAACATCGATTATCGGGACGTCGCAGACAAAATCCGCATCCTCCGGCAGACATCCCGCTGA
- a CDS encoding ATP-dependent metallopeptidase FtsH/Yme1/Tma family protein — translation MNSAVKNIIFWVVMVVTALLIWAVVRSSTGERVSNYTFTQFVNQVDGGNVQEVTISGTDVTGVLKKDSQKFKTTIPSNYPDLYKDLLGKDVKVTVKSESGGSWMTWLANGLPLILLIGLWIFFMRQMQSGGNKALSFGKSRARLLSTQHKKITFKDVAGVQEAKEELQEIIDFLREPQKFQKLGGRIPKGVLLVGPPGTGKTLLARAIAGEANVPFFSISGSDFVEMFVGVGASRVRDLFEQGKKNAPCIIFIDEIDAVGRHRGAGLGGGHDEREQTLNQLLVEMDGFESNEGVILIAATNRPDVLDPALLRPGRFDRRVVVPRPDVKGREAILKVHTKKIPLAEDVDLPVLARGTPGFSGADLANLVNEGALLAARQNRKQVSMLDMETAKDKVLMGPERRSMILSDEEKRNTAFHEAGHALVASMLPNADPLHKVTIIPRGMALGVTMQLPLDDKHTYTRDFLEAQLAIMMGGRVAEEIFLNHITTGAGNDIEQATGIARRMVCEFGMSDLGPLAFGKNQQEIFLGRDLATQRDFSEDTAIKIDQEVKKFVTTGYQRAKDILSNHREIMTRIAEALLERESLDGSEVKLLIEGKPLPELVRPVLPKPAEEETTEVLKPQPSPTVPGRERPQPA, via the coding sequence GTGAATTCGGCGGTCAAGAACATCATATTCTGGGTGGTGATGGTCGTCACCGCTCTCTTGATCTGGGCGGTCGTACGGTCAAGCACCGGCGAACGGGTCAGCAATTATACTTTTACGCAGTTCGTCAACCAGGTTGATGGTGGCAATGTGCAGGAAGTCACCATTTCTGGCACTGATGTTACAGGCGTCCTCAAAAAGGACAGCCAGAAATTCAAGACCACGATCCCTTCCAACTATCCTGACCTGTACAAAGACCTCCTGGGCAAAGATGTCAAGGTGACAGTGAAAAGCGAGTCCGGAGGCTCGTGGATGACCTGGTTGGCCAACGGCCTTCCACTGATTCTACTGATCGGCCTCTGGATTTTCTTCATGCGGCAGATGCAAAGCGGCGGCAACAAAGCTCTCTCTTTCGGAAAGAGCCGCGCGCGACTGCTTTCAACCCAGCACAAAAAGATTACCTTTAAGGACGTTGCGGGCGTGCAGGAGGCCAAGGAAGAACTCCAGGAAATCATCGACTTCCTGCGCGAGCCGCAGAAATTCCAGAAATTGGGAGGCCGCATCCCGAAGGGCGTCCTCCTGGTGGGTCCGCCCGGAACGGGAAAGACCTTGCTGGCGCGCGCCATTGCCGGAGAAGCAAACGTTCCGTTCTTCTCGATATCCGGTTCGGATTTTGTGGAGATGTTTGTCGGCGTGGGCGCTTCGCGCGTTCGCGACCTTTTTGAACAGGGCAAGAAAAACGCTCCTTGCATTATATTCATTGACGAAATTGACGCTGTCGGCCGTCATCGCGGCGCCGGGCTTGGCGGCGGCCATGACGAACGCGAACAGACCCTGAACCAGTTGCTGGTTGAAATGGATGGGTTTGAATCAAACGAAGGTGTAATACTGATCGCGGCCACCAACCGGCCCGATGTTCTGGATCCTGCTCTGCTACGCCCCGGCCGCTTTGACCGGCGCGTCGTTGTCCCGCGCCCTGACGTCAAGGGCCGCGAAGCCATTCTGAAAGTCCACACCAAGAAGATTCCGCTGGCCGAAGACGTTGACCTGCCCGTGCTGGCGCGTGGGACGCCAGGCTTTTCCGGCGCCGACCTAGCCAACCTGGTGAATGAAGGCGCATTGCTGGCGGCTCGCCAGAACCGCAAACAGGTGAGCATGCTGGACATGGAAACCGCCAAGGACAAGGTGCTGATGGGACCGGAGCGGCGGTCGATGATCCTCTCGGACGAAGAAAAGCGCAACACCGCTTTTCACGAAGCCGGACACGCGCTGGTGGCATCGATGTTGCCCAACGCGGACCCGCTCCACAAAGTCACCATCATCCCGCGCGGGATGGCGCTTGGCGTCACCATGCAATTACCGCTCGACGACAAACACACTTACACGCGTGATTTTCTGGAAGCCCAGCTGGCCATCATGATGGGCGGGCGCGTGGCGGAAGAAATCTTCCTCAACCACATCACCACCGGCGCCGGCAATGACATTGAACAGGCCACGGGCATCGCGCGCCGCATGGTGTGCGAGTTTGGCATGTCAGACCTTGGCCCGCTGGCTTTCGGCAAAAACCAGCAGGAAATCTTCCTGGGACGCGACCTGGCCACGCAGCGCGATTTCAGTGAAGACACAGCTATTAAGATCGACCAGGAAGTGAAGAAGTTTGTCACCACAGGTTATCAGCGCGCCAAAGACATTCTGAGTAATCATCGAGAGATTATGACTCGCATTGCCGAGGCGCTTCTGGAGCGCGAAAGTCTCGATGGCAGTGAGGTGAAGCTATTGATTGAAGGCAAGCCGCTTCCAGAACTGGTCCGGCCCGTGCTTCCCAAGCCCGCTGAAGAGGAGACAACGGAAGTCCTGAAGCCTCAACCGTCACCAACCGTTCCGGGCCGGGAACGTCCGCAGCCTGCGTAA
- a CDS encoding c-type cytochrome, producing MIVLAARPVPAQENPAPGARHHRRTAELKPTPAVERGQKTYEGNCAFCHGEDATGGRGPDLVRSPLVAHDKAGDQIGPVILNGRPSKGMPPFHLSGAQIKDIAEFLHYRQAEGLESAHLPSDYALKWMLTGNAAAGKEFFNGAGKCKDCHSPAGDLAHAATKYSPLELESQMLYPRGAKRTVTVTLPSGQTIEGPLDHLDEFNVALHDSAGWYRSFPLDQVKVSVHDPLAAHRELLDSLTQADVHNLFAYMETLK from the coding sequence ATGATTGTGCTGGCGGCGCGGCCAGTACCTGCGCAGGAGAATCCTGCGCCCGGGGCGAGGCATCACCGGAGGACGGCCGAATTAAAGCCTACGCCGGCAGTGGAGCGCGGCCAGAAGACTTACGAGGGGAACTGCGCCTTCTGCCACGGCGAGGACGCAACGGGCGGGCGCGGGCCGGACCTGGTTCGGTCGCCCCTGGTTGCGCACGATAAGGCCGGAGATCAGATTGGCCCGGTGATCCTCAACGGCCGGCCCAGCAAAGGCATGCCGCCCTTTCACCTGAGCGGCGCCCAGATCAAGGACATCGCCGAGTTTCTGCATTACCGGCAGGCGGAGGGTCTCGAGTCCGCGCACCTGCCGAGCGACTACGCGCTCAAGTGGATGTTGACCGGCAATGCCGCCGCGGGCAAGGAGTTCTTCAACGGGGCGGGGAAGTGCAAGGACTGCCATTCGCCCGCTGGCGACCTGGCGCACGCTGCAACCAAATACTCGCCGCTGGAGCTGGAATCGCAGATGCTCTATCCCCGTGGGGCGAAGCGGACCGTTACCGTGACGCTGCCCTCCGGCCAGACCATCGAGGGCCCGCTCGATCATCTGGATGAGTTCAACGTGGCACTGCACGATTCCGCGGGATGGTATCGCTCATTCCCGCTCGACCAGGTCAAGGTGAGCGTTCATGATCCGCTTGCCGCGCATCGCGAACTGCTGGACTCGCTGACCCAGGCGGACGTTCACAATCTCTTTGCCTATATGGAAACCTTAAAATAA
- a CDS encoding thiamine phosphate synthase → MPPGLELKPSKMPALFHLCYITDRHGLGSNPLAWHLQAAIEAGVDLIQLREKDLACRELLSLAKVAVDFSRGSKTWIVVNDRLDIALAAGAHGVHLGGQSAPPKAVRRHVDKDFLVGVSCHSLDEALRAEAGRADYVLLGPIFDTPSKRPYGPPLGLDKLSEVTNRIRIPVLALGGVTVGRVKPCLEAGAIGIAGIRLFQVGPHIADRVRELREQFL, encoded by the coding sequence ATGCCGCCGGGTCTTGAACTCAAGCCTTCAAAAATGCCTGCCCTATTCCATCTTTGCTACATCACTGACCGCCACGGGCTTGGCTCCAACCCGCTGGCTTGGCATCTCCAGGCTGCCATCGAGGCGGGAGTGGACTTGATCCAGCTCAGGGAGAAAGACCTCGCTTGCCGCGAGTTGTTAAGCCTGGCGAAGGTAGCCGTCGATTTCTCTCGGGGGTCGAAAACCTGGATTGTGGTCAACGACCGGCTGGATATTGCCCTGGCTGCTGGTGCGCATGGCGTCCATCTCGGAGGACAATCTGCGCCGCCCAAAGCTGTGCGCAGGCACGTCGATAAAGATTTCCTGGTGGGGGTTTCCTGCCACTCGCTAGACGAAGCGTTGAGGGCGGAAGCGGGTAGAGCCGATTACGTCCTGCTGGGGCCCATTTTCGATACTCCCTCCAAGCGCCCCTATGGGCCGCCGCTCGGCCTGGACAAATTGTCTGAAGTTACAAATCGCATTAGAATTCCTGTCCTGGCGCTGGGCGGCGTCACAGTTGGGAGAGTCAAGCCCTGCCTTGAAGCCGGCGCGATCGGGATTGCCGGAATCCGGTTGTTCCAAGTGGGCCCACACATTGCAGATCGCGTTCGTGAGTTGCGCGAGCAATTCCTTTAG